In Oncorhynchus keta strain PuntledgeMale-10-30-2019 chromosome 19, Oket_V2, whole genome shotgun sequence, a single genomic region encodes these proteins:
- the LOC118398810 gene encoding grainyhead-like protein 1 homolog isoform X2 has protein sequence MMHINGDEDSANALLYNYYKVPQDKRMTGQPKTEVIVGDADPNNMNFVVPLQDSPLAMTTLRTVHRNTAAQGSSQPSRGDKTQALYPASNSIVCISTTSSPPPYSLSPEGTQALHSFPVCTPSGPHGSQSDGMAFSRHLSQYSPRARSLTPDSTYTKSYKDRSNEVFPPSEEVQLRMTSIPPGGYPYYSSTASQPFEYMLEAPQSLWTKGSSGQMSYLNKAQFYPITLRALGGTPLQSHLSGEVRSVVMLVFGEGKLTEDQLKYWKYWHSRQHTAKQRCIDIADYKERFNTIGNIEEIAYNAISFTWNTKDEPRVFVSVNCLSTDFSPQKGVRGLPLNLQIDTYSFGSRGHKLVHRAYCMIKVFCDKGAERKIRDEERKQPYRKGKRQETTAAYVEDPLQLKHVAIASFKAMSDMDSQPVLFIPEVHFPSTQHHHASLSDDGEDNLGQKRLLHCDEDFELAPHKKARRDGPEKVLLYVRKETEEVFDALMLKTPTLAGLLEAVTDKYELPLEKMGKVYKRCKKGILVHMDDNIIKHYSNEDAFQINMEEVGGEMLLTLTEI, from the exons ATGATGCACATCAACGGAGATGAGGACAGTGCCAATGCTCTCCTCTACAACTACTATAAG GTGCCACAAGACAAGAGAATGACTGGACAGCCCAAAACAGAAGTTATTGTGGGCGATGCTGATCCAAACAATAT GAACTTCGTGGTGCCACTCCAAGATTCCCCCCTGGCCATGACAACTCTGAGGACCGTCCATCGCAACACCGCGGCCCAGGGCAGCAGCCAACCCAGCCGGGGGGACAAAACCCAGgctctctacccagcctcaaACTCCATAGTCTGCATCTCCACCACCTCCAGCCCTCCCCCCTATTCCCTCAGCCCAGAGGGGACCCAGGCCCTGCACTCCTTCCCCGTTTGCACCCCTTCTGGTCCCCACGGTTCCCAGTCGGATGGCATGGCCTTCAGTCgccacctcagccagtacagccCCAGAGCCCGGAGCCTCACCCCTGACTCCACCTACACAAAGTCCTACAAGGACAGATCCAATGAG GTCTTCCCTCCCTCTGAAGAGGTCCAGCTACGTATGACCTCCATCCCTCCTGGTGGATACCCTTACTACAGCTCCACAGCAAG tcaACCCTTTGAGTACATGCTGGAGGCTCCCCAGTCCCTCTGGACCAAGGGCAGCAGTGGCCAGATGAGCTACCTGAACAAGGCCCAGTTCTACCCCATCACCTTGAGAGCACTAGGGGGCACCCCGCTCCAATCTCATCTCAGTGGAGAAGTCCGG AGTGTGGTGATGCTTGTGTTTGGAGAGGGTAAGCTCACAGAGGACCAGCTCAAATACTGGAAGTACTGGCACAGCAGACAGCACACAGCCAAGCAGCGTTGCATTGATATTG CTGACTATAAAGAGCGATTCAATACGATCGGCAATATTGAGGAGATCGCCTACAATGCCATCTCTTTCACATGGAACACAAAGGACGAGCCACGG gtgtttgtgtctgtgaacTGTCTAAGTACAGACTTCTCCCCTCAGAAGGGAGTGAGGGGCCTTCCTCTCAACCTCCAGATTGACACCTACAGCTTTGGGAGCCGTGGTCACAAGCTAGTACACAGAGCCTACTGCATGATTAAGGTGTTCTGTGACAAAGGTGCAGAGAGGAAGATCCGAGATGAGGAAAGGAAGCAGCCTTACaggaagggaaagagacaggagacaaCGGCAGCCT ATGTGGAAGACCCTCTGCAGCTGAAGCATGTGGCCATAGCATCGTTCAAAGCCATGAGTGACATGGACTCCCAGCCAGTTCTCTTTATCCCAGAGGTCCACTTCCCCAGCACCCAGCACCACCAT GCAAGCCTATCAGATGACGGTGAGGATAA CTTGGGGCAGAAGAGACTACTCCACTGTGATGAGGACTTTGAGTTGGCTCCTCACAAGAAAGCAAGGCGGGACGGACCAGAGAAAG TGCTGCTTTATGTCCgtaaggagacagaggaggtgttTGATGCTCTGATGCTGAAGACGCCCACTCTGGCAGGACTACTGGAGGCT GTAACCGATAAATACGAGCTGCCGCTTGAAAAAATGGGGAAAGTCTACAAGAGGTGCAAAAAAGG GATCTTAGTCCATATGGACGATAACATCATCAAGCATTACTCCAACGAGGATGCCTTCCAGATCAACATGGAAGAGGTGGGGGGGGAAATGCTGCTGACACTGACTGAGATCTGA
- the LOC118398810 gene encoding grainyhead-like protein 1 homolog isoform X1 yields MTQELAKKRGVLVFQNEASCSGGRRQALTEDDEDWRAFLGNPLTAASKAMMHINGDEDSANALLYNYYKVPQDKRMTGQPKTEVIVGDADPNNMNFVVPLQDSPLAMTTLRTVHRNTAAQGSSQPSRGDKTQALYPASNSIVCISTTSSPPPYSLSPEGTQALHSFPVCTPSGPHGSQSDGMAFSRHLSQYSPRARSLTPDSTYTKSYKDRSNEVFPPSEEVQLRMTSIPPGGYPYYSSTASQPFEYMLEAPQSLWTKGSSGQMSYLNKAQFYPITLRALGGTPLQSHLSGEVRSVVMLVFGEGKLTEDQLKYWKYWHSRQHTAKQRCIDIADYKERFNTIGNIEEIAYNAISFTWNTKDEPRVFVSVNCLSTDFSPQKGVRGLPLNLQIDTYSFGSRGHKLVHRAYCMIKVFCDKGAERKIRDEERKQPYRKGKRQETTAAYVEDPLQLKHVAIASFKAMSDMDSQPVLFIPEVHFPSTQHHHASLSDDGEDNLGQKRLLHCDEDFELAPHKKARRDGPEKVLLYVRKETEEVFDALMLKTPTLAGLLEAVTDKYELPLEKMGKVYKRCKKGILVHMDDNIIKHYSNEDAFQINMEEVGGEMLLTLTEI; encoded by the exons ATGACACAGGAGCTTGCAAA AAAGAGAGGTGTTCTGGTGTTCCAGAATGAGGCGTCATGCAGTGGTGGCCGGCGGCAGGCGCTCACGGAGGATGACGAGGACTGGAGGGCCTTCCTAGGGAACCCCCTGACCGCCGCCTCCAAGGCCATGATGCACATCAACGGAGATGAGGACAGTGCCAATGCTCTCCTCTACAACTACTATAAG GTGCCACAAGACAAGAGAATGACTGGACAGCCCAAAACAGAAGTTATTGTGGGCGATGCTGATCCAAACAATAT GAACTTCGTGGTGCCACTCCAAGATTCCCCCCTGGCCATGACAACTCTGAGGACCGTCCATCGCAACACCGCGGCCCAGGGCAGCAGCCAACCCAGCCGGGGGGACAAAACCCAGgctctctacccagcctcaaACTCCATAGTCTGCATCTCCACCACCTCCAGCCCTCCCCCCTATTCCCTCAGCCCAGAGGGGACCCAGGCCCTGCACTCCTTCCCCGTTTGCACCCCTTCTGGTCCCCACGGTTCCCAGTCGGATGGCATGGCCTTCAGTCgccacctcagccagtacagccCCAGAGCCCGGAGCCTCACCCCTGACTCCACCTACACAAAGTCCTACAAGGACAGATCCAATGAG GTCTTCCCTCCCTCTGAAGAGGTCCAGCTACGTATGACCTCCATCCCTCCTGGTGGATACCCTTACTACAGCTCCACAGCAAG tcaACCCTTTGAGTACATGCTGGAGGCTCCCCAGTCCCTCTGGACCAAGGGCAGCAGTGGCCAGATGAGCTACCTGAACAAGGCCCAGTTCTACCCCATCACCTTGAGAGCACTAGGGGGCACCCCGCTCCAATCTCATCTCAGTGGAGAAGTCCGG AGTGTGGTGATGCTTGTGTTTGGAGAGGGTAAGCTCACAGAGGACCAGCTCAAATACTGGAAGTACTGGCACAGCAGACAGCACACAGCCAAGCAGCGTTGCATTGATATTG CTGACTATAAAGAGCGATTCAATACGATCGGCAATATTGAGGAGATCGCCTACAATGCCATCTCTTTCACATGGAACACAAAGGACGAGCCACGG gtgtttgtgtctgtgaacTGTCTAAGTACAGACTTCTCCCCTCAGAAGGGAGTGAGGGGCCTTCCTCTCAACCTCCAGATTGACACCTACAGCTTTGGGAGCCGTGGTCACAAGCTAGTACACAGAGCCTACTGCATGATTAAGGTGTTCTGTGACAAAGGTGCAGAGAGGAAGATCCGAGATGAGGAAAGGAAGCAGCCTTACaggaagggaaagagacaggagacaaCGGCAGCCT ATGTGGAAGACCCTCTGCAGCTGAAGCATGTGGCCATAGCATCGTTCAAAGCCATGAGTGACATGGACTCCCAGCCAGTTCTCTTTATCCCAGAGGTCCACTTCCCCAGCACCCAGCACCACCAT GCAAGCCTATCAGATGACGGTGAGGATAA CTTGGGGCAGAAGAGACTACTCCACTGTGATGAGGACTTTGAGTTGGCTCCTCACAAGAAAGCAAGGCGGGACGGACCAGAGAAAG TGCTGCTTTATGTCCgtaaggagacagaggaggtgttTGATGCTCTGATGCTGAAGACGCCCACTCTGGCAGGACTACTGGAGGCT GTAACCGATAAATACGAGCTGCCGCTTGAAAAAATGGGGAAAGTCTACAAGAGGTGCAAAAAAGG GATCTTAGTCCATATGGACGATAACATCATCAAGCATTACTCCAACGAGGATGCCTTCCAGATCAACATGGAAGAGGTGGGGGGGGAAATGCTGCTGACACTGACTGAGATCTGA